From Euwallacea fornicatus isolate EFF26 chromosome 35, ASM4011564v1, whole genome shotgun sequence, a single genomic window includes:
- the LOC136348857 gene encoding protein takeout-like, with protein MKMLRSLVLVLVTGAVSVVGAWKAKPLPSYISPCRRSDPDFSKCFVTSGRKAISRVLRGDPAYNLKPFLPYRLEKVDISPGMKLSLTLKNVDLYGLDTMDLINADIDLERRHFSIDLHTKLFVVLANYTVSGQILFLPVSGSGPTKLEFNDSDVNLSYDYDLVTRSDGKRYVANVRQHVSCNINKAHYQLDNLFNGNKLLGDNVNKILNDNYEEVLDQFGAVIREIIGLMSTELIRAYITAVPYDELFLP; from the exons ATGAAGATGTTGCGGTCGTTGGTGTTGGTCTTGGTCACTGGAGCAGTGTCGGTAGTCGGGGCGTGGAAAGCCAAACCCCTAC CAAGTTACATCTCGCCCTGCAGACGCAGCGACCCGGACTTCTCCAAATGCTTTGTCACCAGCGGAAGAAAAGCGATCTCGAGGGTGCTGAGAG GCGATCCAGCTTACAACCTCAAACCTTTTCTCCCTTATCGCCTGGAAAAAGTCGATATCTCCCCCGGAATGAAGTTGAGTTTGACGTTGAAGAACGTAGATTTGTACGGGTTAGACACCATGGACCTCATCAATGCCGA CATTGATTTGGAGCGCAGGCACTTTTCCATAGACCTACACACTAAGCTCTTCGTCGTTCTTGCGAATTACACGGTTTCGGGTCAAATACTGTTTTTGCCCGTAAGTGGGAGCGGACCTACCAAACTCGAGTTCA ATGATTCCGACGTTAATTTGTCGTACGATTACGATTTGGTGACGAGGAGTGACGGTAAACGGTACGTCGCAAATGTGAGGCAGCACGTGAGTTGCAACATCAACAAAGCTCACTACCAGCTCGATAATCTGTTTAATGGTAATAAGCTACTCG GCGACAACGTCAACAAGATCCTGAACGATAATTATGAGGAAGTTTTGGATCAGTTCGGGGCTGTAATTCGGGAGATTATTGGCTTGATGTCCACAGAGCTAATACGAGCCTATATAACGGCAGTGCCGTACGATGAGTTGTTCCTACCATGA
- the LOC136348858 gene encoding circadian clock-controlled protein daywake-like produces the protein MTLSLYLIGFISFCSCTAVKLPSYIKICSMKDPNFSACAVESARNALPKLIHGEPKLGLPPLRPLSVPQLTLLGRNNLKLAMTELKVSGLENLEFLDFRVDTASKVINIKSFDRQIEILAHCNINGQIFFFPLRGAGPCKFTFIDGNYSSNLAYELEKRRDGKKYLKINKKTSTFRYTLGKAKFDLEKLFSTQEIGEQISKLVNNNWKILNEEMRHSIEEALLRIVVDITRLFTKNIPSADFVL, from the exons ATGACGCTCTCCTTGTACCTCATAGGATTCATCAGTTTTTGCAGCTGCACAGCTGTGAAATTGC CCAGCTACATTAAGATCTGCTCAATGAAAGACCCCAACTTCAGCGCGTGCGCAGTCGAGAGCGCTCGCAATGCGCTTCCCAAGCTCATCCACG GCGAGCCCAAGCTGGGGCTGCCGCCCCTTCGCCCTCTGAGCGTCCCTCAGCTGACGTTGCTGGGCAGGAACAATCTGAAGCTGGCAATGACGGAGCTGAAAGTGTCCGGGTTGGAGAATCTCGAATTCTTGGACTTCAG GGTGGATACGGCCTCTAAAGTGATCAATATCAAGTCTTTTGACAGGCAAATAGAGATTCTGGCCCACTGCAATATTAATGggcaaattttcttttttccgcTAAGAGGTGCGGGGCCCTGCAAATTCACATTCA TTGATGGAAACTACAGCTCGAACTTGGCTTACGAGCTGGAGAAGCGGAGAGATGGAaagaaatatctcaaaatcaACAAGAAGACGTCGACTTTCAGGTACACTCTAGGCAAAGCGAAGTTCGATCTGGAGAAGCTTTTCAGCACTCAAGAAATAG GGGAGCAAATCAGTAAATTAGTCAATAACAACTGGAAGATACTTAACGAGGAAATGAGGCACTCAATTGAGGAGGCTTTGCTCCGAATTGTGGTGGACATCACTCGGTTGTTCACGAAAAACATACCTTCGGCCGACTTTGTGCTTTAG